A region of Panicum virgatum strain AP13 chromosome 8N, P.virgatum_v5, whole genome shotgun sequence DNA encodes the following proteins:
- the LOC120686124 gene encoding acyl transferase 15-like, whose protein sequence is MGVVVNKSAPVMVKPSEPVATTGATVKLSSLDQVHTNIPVTSLLVFQHPMNEAPAETIQRALSQALVHYYPISGRIAAGADEIQCTGEGVVFVAASADCSLQESKLLLTEEPPSAAASPAGATSRPLLDELAVYYDDTAYGCGGGPLMLVQVTAFSCGGFVVGVTWNHGVGDTMGIAQFLQAVGEMARGVPSPSVIPHRIWDDSRIPSLSPSVIAAAVRQ, encoded by the coding sequence ATGGGCGTTGTGGTGAACAAGTCGGCGCCGGTGATGGTGAAGCCATCGGAGCCGGTGGCGACGACAGGCGCCACCGTTAAACTCTCGTCTTTAGACCAGGTACATACTAACATTCCAGTCACATCGTTGTTGGTGTTCCAACATCCGATGAATGAGGCCCCTGCCGAGACCATTCAGAGAGCACTGTCCCAAGCCCttgtccactactacccaatcTCCGGTCGCATCGCCGCAGGCGCTGATGAGATCCAGTGCACCGGTGAGGGTGTGGTGTTCGTCGCCGCGTCCGCCGACTGTTCCCTGCAAGAATCGAAGCTGCTGCTCACGGAGGAGCCGCCGTCGGCGGCCGCCTCGCCAGCCGGAGCAACAAGCAGGCCGTTACTAGACGAGCTCGCCGTCTACTACGACGACACCGCCTACGGTTGCGGCGGCGGACCGTTGATGCTGGTGCAGGTCACCGCGTTCTCCTGCGGCGGCTTCGTCGTCGGGGTGACGTGGAACCACGGCGTTGGCGACACCATGGGGATCGCTCAGTTCCTGCAGGCCGTCGGAGAGATGGCACGTGGGGTGCCGTCGCCGTCGGTGATTCCCCACAGAATCTGGGACGACTCCCGGATCCCGAGCCTCTCTCCGTCCGtcattgccgccgccgtgcgacAGTAA
- the LOC120684953 gene encoding acyl transferase 15-like, whose protein sequence is MAAGRACDPPLDDLVFLDITVRSSLINRVRAEYDLVCSSHGRPSPSSCTTFEAVGAVLWRCRTCAITSPSSWSSSSSPAVLSFAVSIRKNVGAGDGYYGNGIAATGQKVISTVGAVANGSVVDVIKAIKDAKDGIPDMLKRVPSSTNPSFSSSSSQLVDRYSMLAVSSWRNLGLDKPDFGSGSPARVMFHKKPLATSQPFCYCLPWKGNDGASVMSLYVKKEHTDAFLAELASLNT, encoded by the coding sequence ATGGCAGCCGGCCGCGCCTGCGACCCACCATTGGACGACCTTGTCTTCCTCGACATCACCGTCCGGTCGAGCTTGATCAACCGCGTAAGAGCCGAGTACGACCTCGTCTGCAGCTCCCATGGCCGGCCTTCGCCGTCGTCGTGCACCACGTTCGAGGCGGTGGGCGCCGTGCTGTGGCGGTGCCGCACCTGTGCTATCACGTCGCCGTCTTCGtggtcgtcgtcttcctccccgGCCGTGCTCTCGTTTGCGGTTAGCATACGCAAGAACGTCGGCGCCGGTGACGGCTACTACGGCAATGGTATTGCTGCCACTGGCCAGAAGGTGATATCCACCGTCGGCGCGGTGGCGAACGGGAGCGTCGTGGACGTAATCAAGGCTATCAAGGACGCCAAGGATGGCATTCCTGACATGCTCAAGAGGGTTCCAAGTAGCACCaacccttctttttcttcttcttcgtcgcaGCTGGTTGATCGATACAGCATGCTTGCTGTGTCATCCTGGAGAAATCTTGGTCTGGACAAGCCGGATTTCGGCAGCGGGAGCCCGGCGAGGGTGATGTTCCACAAGAAGCCGTTGGCAACATCCCAGCCTTTCTGCTATTGCCTGCCATGGAAAGGGAATGATGGGGCCAGTGTGATGTCGCTCTACGTCAAGAAGGAGCACACCGACGCCTTTCTGGCTGAACTGGCCAGCCTCAATACATGA